The Hippopotamus amphibius kiboko isolate mHipAmp2 chromosome 3, mHipAmp2.hap2, whole genome shotgun sequence genomic interval TCGCCCGTACAGACATTTTTATGCTTGAGCTGCTGATGATTTCCAATAACGGGCTGCTCATCACACTGTGGTTCGTCTTCCTCCTGGTGTCCTATATGGTCATATTATCATTCCTAAGGTCTCaggcaggggagggcaggaggaaagcCATCTCCACCTGCACAGCCCACATCACGGTGGTGACCCTGCACTTTGTGCCCTGCATCTACGTCTACGCCCGGCCCTTCACTGCCCTCCCCACGGATAAGGCCATCTCTGTCACCTTCACTGTCATCTCCCCTCTGCTGAACCCCTTGATCTACACTCTGAGGAACCACGAGATGAAGTCAGCCATGAAGAGACTGAAGGGAAGACTCATGCCTTCCGACAGGGTGTAGACTGGTAGCTCACTCCATTTCACCACCTTTGAAAATGTTTGTGCATCaaataaactatatttattaaaggatttctgattcatttttacattcctactaagaTACATGTGACTTGCAAATCGTCTCCTCAGCATGGAATTATAAGGTTAAAAAATGAGTTTCATGTTACAAAAAAAGTATAGAAATCAAATAGTCAGCCAGAGAAGTATACGTATCTTTGCAATACAGCCTtggaaaattatgaagaaaatggCATTTAAATACACTCAGACAATTTTATCACATTCGATAGTTGTGGAATCTTTTTTTCAGCTctattgagttataattaacaactacaaatggcatatatttaagatatacagTGATGTTTTGATACACATATCTATTGTGAAATGGTCACTGGGAGAAAATGAGTGAAGGTGGAGTCTCTcatgttatttcttacaactgcatgggAATCTACACTtaactaaataaatttttcaattttaaaaaaaagcaaaaaatatatctACCCAGACATTCCTACTACATTCCTACACTGTTCACAGAAAGGGAGCTGAGACACATTAGAAAATAATGCAGTTTGGGCACTTGGATTCTATAAGGTTTTCATGAAATAATCACATCTTAAGGAAGGAAACACATCCAAACAAAGTTTGTCCTCTGACTCTAGACTATGAATTAATTAAATAACTATTTCCTGAAGGTTTTCCCTTTCAAAGCCCACACTCCGGCGGTTGAGAGCGGGTGCCTAGAAGTTAGCACAGTTTGAATTAGAAATCGGACTGtgacttacctggtggcgcagtggttaagaatccgcctgccaatgcaggggacgtggggtcgatccctggtcggggaagatcccacatgccacggagtaactaagcccgtgtaccgcaactactgagcctgcaagccacaactaatgatgagcccatgctctgcaactactgaagtccgtgtgcctagagcccgttctctgcaacaagagaagtcaccacagtgagaagcccacacaccacaaccaagagtagcccccactcaccacaagcagagaaagcccacgcacagcaacaaagacccaatgcagccaataaataaataaataaaaattttttaaacaatttaaaaaaagaaatcagacctCACCAATTTTGGGTTCTGTGACCTCACACAAGGTCCTTACTCTGCCCTTCCTCTGGAGCCCTGACCCACTGGCCACTGTTCACTGCTCTCCCTAAGTGCCCAGTGCTTGGCTCCAGCCCAGCACCCAGGACCCTGTTTGCCACCCCTTGTTCTCTTTATGCTTTATTTACAGTTTTATCCCCAGTACCTGGCAGAGCAAGCAGAACGTAGAAAACagtcataaaatttttaaaaggcaatgaaTGAATATTGCCTCTCACTCATTTTTGCTGCTAAAATCACTGGAGAATAATGGTTAACAAAACAACGGATTCATTTTCATTCCCCGACAACATGACTCCTTAAGTGGACAGAAACCTCTGAAGCCGTTTCAGGCGATGCATATACCTTCAAAAGGGTTGGAATGAAGTGGAAAGCATTATTCTGTATATCAACTCAGCTTGTATTCGTTTACTTACTATGCTACTTACAAGCATagtatccccctcccccacccctggggaggtttttttccctccatgtCTGGAAGTAGATACAggtcttaatttttttgaagttagAAAAACGTTCATGTCATGTTCATGGATAAATCTCTGTCCACAAACCagacgtgcaaaggccctgaggcgggGATGTGCCTAGAGCATCCAAGAAACAAGGAGGACTTTGTAATTAGATGAGAGGAAgcaaggaggagggaggtggtAGTTGAGGTCAGAGAGATAACTGGGCTGTAGGACCAGGTCAGTAGGACTTTTTAAACCATCAGAAAGAAGGATCTTTTCCGcccgctcccccctccccccgagcGCCGCTCCGGCTGCACCGCGCTCGCTCTGAGCTCCGGGCTCCTAGTGAGGTAGCGCCACCGTCGTCTCCCTCCAGTTGCCATCATGATCATCTACCGGGACCTCATCAGCCATGATGAGATGTTCTCCGACATCTACAAGATCCGGGAGGTCGCGGACGGGCTGTGtctggaggtggaggggaagaTGGTCAGTAGGACAGAGGGTAGCATTGATGACTCGCTCATTGGTGGAAATGCCTCCGCTGAAGGCCCTGAGGGCGAAGGTGCCGAAAGCACAGTAGTCACTGGTGTCGATATTGTCATGAACCATCACTTGCAGGAAACCAGCTTCACAAAAGAAGCCTACAAGAAGTACATCAAAGATTACATGAAGTCAATCAAAGGAAAGCTTGAAGAACAGagaccagaaagagtaaaaccttTTATGACAGGGGCTGCAGAACAAATCAAGCACATCCTTGCTAATTTCAAAAACTATCAGTTCTTTATTGGTGAAAACATGAATCCAGATGGCATGGTTGCTCTGCTGGACTACCGTGAGGATGGTGTGACCCcatatatgattttctttaaggatggtttagaaatggaaaaatgttaacaaatttgGCTGTTACTTTGGATCTATCACCTGCTCGTCATAACTGGCCGGTTGCTGCTTTCCATCCACACAACACCAGGACTTAAACAAATGGAACTGATGGCATCTTGAGCCCCTCATTTTGACGTTGATTTGTTTGGAGTGGAGGCGttgtttttgagaaagaaaaacatgtcatGTAGgttgtctaaaaataaaatgcatttaaactcaaaaaaaaaaaaaagaaagaaagaaggatctTGATTTTCACATTGAGTTAGATGGGATGCAATTGGAGGGCTTTGAAAAGTGGACTAATTATGCATGTTTTAAGAGAATTGCAGGACCAAGTGTTATGACTAGACTGAAGAGGGTTGAGGACAAAAACACGGAGACCAATTAAGAAGTtactacagggcttccctggtggtgcagtggttaagaatccgcctgcccatgcaggggacactggttccatctctgggctgggaagatcttacatgccatggagcaactaagcccatgtgccacaactactgagcctgtgctctagagcctgtgagccacaactattgagcccatgtgccacagctactgaagcccacaagcctagagcccatgctctgcaacaaaagaaactgccacaaagagaagcccacgcttgccacaattagagaaagcccacgcacagcaatgaagacccaatgcagccaataaattaaattttaaaaaaaaatcactaagcaGAAATAATGAAGACATGACTTTGCGTAGtcatggtggaggtggtgagaatgttgaaaaactgaaggTTCAGCAagtaggatttgctgatggagCCAGATTTGATCTTATGAGAACTCCATCACCCACTTTGGTCATCACCCCATTGATATCTCCTTCACTCTCACCTATATAACCCTTCAGATCCAAGAATTCACGCTGATACCTGTGTGTCACATTTCAGGAATCTCCCTGCAAGGGTAAAAGTGCCTAAGGAAGTAGTTCACAATCCCTAAGAACAGACATTTATCTCCCAGTAGGAAAATTACAAAGGGAAACATTAGGGGTAAGGAGGTATCCTAGCTAAACTGACTTATCaagattcttgctgaaggcagaccagggtgatcagacatcacctgggaGGTGGTGGAGGATGAGAAACCTGATTAGACATGGAAGGTGATCAGATAAGGAGGGTGGGGAATTCTGGCTAAAGTAACTTAGCAGGATTTTTGCTAAAACTGGAgaatgaagaaaagtcaagtcTTTGTTGCAAATTCAGGGGAGCCTGAGCAGTGTTTGGTCAAGGAAAGAATCTTTACCACTGCTGGGAAATATTAGACACCAGACAAAATGTGTTCCAAAGTATAGGTGCCTGAATAGCTTTTTAATTACTCCCACTGAAACAACATTTCCATCAGCAGTTTTTTTTCCAGAGCCACATCCAACTACATTCCCTCTGATAATTCTCACACTGATTTGGGGATTAAGGAATTGGTAAAAATGATGGGGCACTGTGTATCAGTGTGGAAGAGCCAAGAAAATATGATTCCCTGTATCTGACCTTTTCCACGTAAAGATGGAAGAGAAGCCATTGAAATCACTGGCCTTCAGAGGGGTATTTAATGGAATTTTCTGAAGCTGAATGATTCATGTGAACATTATTTAAGATATTGGAGTCCTGGAAAGAAGATTGGAGATTTTAGGTGAGATGTATAACTCTACCTGGGTATGTACGTCTGTGGTGTCTGGGTGACAATGCATAAGAGGGAGAAAAATTGAAATCTAGATGTAGTTTTTAatgtttgtaaatatattttgaatgcaAGTAATGTAATAAGTACACAAGATAATGCATCCCAGTACAAACCTTCAGGGACAGACAGCATAGATAAGAAATATTAACAAAGAAGACATTGCAAGATGAGAGACATAAAAATGAGTTCAGTTTGGAATCGGGAAaaggcagtttttttgttttctagaacCCCTTGATTTGCACAAAGGAGAGCTTTTTCTCAGGCTTATTTCCTCTAAATGGACCCCCTCAGACTGACACTACAGAGGTATTTcttatgttaaatttatttatttatttatttatttatttatttatttattggctgcattgggtcttcattgctgcgcttgggctttctctagttgtggcgagcaggggctactcttcattgcagtgcgcaggcttctcattgcggtggcttctcttgtggcgtacgggctctagggggcacaggcttcagtagttgtggcacacaggttcagtagctgtggcttgtgggctctagagcacaggctcagtagttgtggcgcacgggcttagttgccgcacggcatgtgggatctcctcagaccagggctggaacctgtgtcccctgcattggcaggtagattcccagccactgtaccaccagggaactcccagtaggggtttcttttt includes:
- the LOC130849134 gene encoding translationally-controlled tumor protein-like — protein: MIIYRDLISHDEMFSDIYKIREVADGLCLEVEGKMVSRTEGSIDDSLIGGNASAEGPEGEGAESTVVTGVDIVMNHHLQETSFTKEAYKKYIKDYMKSIKGKLEEQRPERVKPFMTGAAEQIKHILANFKNYQFFIGENMNPDGMVALLDYREDGVTPYMIFFKDGLEMEKC